Proteins encoded by one window of Xanthomonas sp. DAR 80977:
- a CDS encoding ABC transporter ATP-binding protein translates to MAIAAAAAPPAKGSGYLSIAGLRKEFDGFVALDDVDLDIRKGEIFALLGGSGSGKSTLLRCLGGFEQPSRGRIVLDGQPLDGLPPYERPLNMMFQSYALFPHMSVEQNIAFGLKQDGLSRAAIATRVGEMLELVQLGKLGKRKPHQLSGGQQQRVALARSLAKGPKLLLLDEPMGALDKKLRSQMQLELVNIIETSGVTCVMVTHDQEEAMTMATRIALMDAGWIQQVGTPDEIYEQPANRFAAEFIGSVNLIDAVIDEDLPDYVTLRAGAFADSIYVGHGITGITGQPVSFAVRPEKLGIGKDAPAQAHNKAQGTIEDIAYFGSHSVYHVRLPSGVKLMANFANQQRWASDNLTWGDTVWVWWGENDGVVLTA, encoded by the coding sequence ATGGCGATCGCGGCCGCCGCGGCGCCGCCGGCCAAGGGCAGCGGCTACCTGTCCATCGCCGGCCTGCGCAAGGAGTTCGACGGCTTCGTCGCGCTCGACGACGTCGACCTGGACATCCGCAAGGGCGAGATCTTCGCGCTGCTCGGCGGCTCGGGCAGCGGCAAGTCCACGCTGCTGCGCTGCCTGGGCGGGTTCGAGCAACCCAGCCGCGGCCGCATCGTGCTCGACGGCCAGCCGCTGGACGGCCTGCCGCCGTACGAGCGCCCGCTCAACATGATGTTCCAGTCCTATGCGCTGTTCCCGCACATGTCGGTGGAACAGAACATCGCCTTCGGGCTGAAGCAGGACGGCCTGTCGCGCGCGGCCATCGCCACCCGCGTGGGCGAGATGCTGGAGCTGGTGCAACTGGGCAAGCTCGGCAAGCGCAAGCCGCACCAGCTCTCCGGCGGCCAGCAGCAGCGCGTGGCGCTGGCGCGCTCGCTGGCCAAGGGGCCGAAGCTGCTGTTGCTGGACGAGCCGATGGGCGCGCTGGACAAGAAGCTGCGCTCGCAGATGCAGCTGGAGCTGGTCAACATCATCGAGACTTCCGGGGTGACCTGCGTGATGGTCACCCACGACCAGGAGGAGGCGATGACCATGGCCACCCGCATCGCGCTGATGGATGCCGGCTGGATCCAGCAGGTCGGCACCCCGGACGAGATCTACGAGCAGCCGGCCAACCGCTTCGCCGCCGAGTTCATCGGCTCGGTCAACCTGATCGACGCGGTCATCGACGAGGACCTGCCGGACTACGTGACCCTGCGCGCCGGCGCCTTCGCCGACAGCATCTACGTCGGCCACGGCATCACCGGCATCACCGGGCAGCCGGTGTCGTTCGCGGTGCGCCCGGAGAAGCTCGGCATCGGCAAGGACGCGCCGGCGCAGGCGCACAACAAGGCGCAGGGCACGATCGAGGACATCGCCTACTTCGGCAGCCATTCGGTCTACCACGTGCGCCTGCCCAGCGGCGTCAAGCTGATGGCCAACTTCGCCAACCAGCAGCGCTGGGCCAGCGACAACCTGACCTGGGGCGATACGGTGTGGGTGTGGTGGGGCGAGAACGACGGCGTGGTGCTGACCGCATGA
- a CDS encoding ABC transporter permease subunit, with protein sequence MSAPAAASVPAAPLPPRRRLLQRLRRLPGARWAVIAAPYLWLLLFFAIPFLIVLRISFAEQAISSPPYSALVDYQDGVLTLKFTLQNYLALVRDNQYIEAYWGSIKIAGISTLLTLLIGYPMAYVIARLSPSARNIAMMLVVLPSWTSFLIRVYAWIGILDSNGVLNRALLALGLIEQPLRILYTPIAAYIGIVYCYLPFMVLPLYATLVKQDHRLLEAAYDLGARPWKAFLTITLPMSRPGIVAGCMLVMIPAVGEFVIPEMLGGPDTLMIGRVLWGEFFNNRDWPAASAVAIAMLALLMLPILIFNRYQQRQLEGGQA encoded by the coding sequence ATGAGCGCGCCCGCCGCCGCCAGCGTGCCCGCCGCGCCGCTGCCGCCGCGGCGCAGGCTGCTGCAGCGCCTGCGTCGCCTGCCCGGCGCGCGCTGGGCGGTGATCGCCGCGCCGTATCTGTGGTTGTTGCTGTTCTTCGCGATCCCGTTCCTGATCGTGCTGCGCATCTCCTTCGCCGAGCAGGCGATCAGCAGCCCGCCGTACAGCGCGCTGGTAGACTACCAGGACGGCGTGCTGACGCTGAAGTTCACCCTGCAGAACTACCTGGCGCTGGTGCGCGACAACCAGTACATCGAGGCCTACTGGGGCTCGATCAAGATCGCCGGGATCTCGACCCTGCTGACCCTGCTGATCGGCTATCCGATGGCCTACGTGATCGCGCGGCTGTCGCCGTCGGCGCGCAACATCGCGATGATGCTGGTGGTGCTGCCGTCGTGGACCTCGTTCCTGATCCGCGTCTACGCCTGGATCGGCATCCTCGACAGCAACGGCGTGCTCAACCGCGCGCTGCTGGCGCTGGGCCTGATCGAGCAGCCGCTGCGCATCCTGTACACGCCGATCGCCGCCTACATCGGCATCGTCTACTGCTATCTGCCGTTCATGGTGCTGCCGCTGTACGCGACCCTGGTCAAGCAGGACCACCGCCTGCTCGAGGCCGCCTACGACCTCGGCGCGCGGCCGTGGAAGGCGTTCTTGACCATCACCTTGCCGATGTCGCGCCCGGGCATCGTCGCCGGCTGCATGCTGGTGATGATTCCGGCGGTGGGCGAGTTCGTGATCCCGGAAATGCTCGGCGGGCCGGACACGCTGATGATCGGCCGGGTGCTGTGGGGCGAGTTCTTCAACAACCGCGACTGGCCGGCCGCCTCGGCGGTTGCGATCGCGATGCTGGCGCTGCTGATGCTGCCGATCCTGATCTTCAACCGCTACCAGCAGCGCCAGCTCGAAGGCGGCCAGGCATGA
- a CDS encoding ABC transporter permease subunit, producing MSGAGALRGGRVLRWTVLGGGFAFLYLPILLLMVYSFNASKLATVWAGFSTKWYGELLRDRQILQAAWISLKVAFWTATASMVIGTLAAMVMTRFRRFSSKSLFGALVTAPLVMPEVIIGLSIMMMLVSMGGLIGIPPKGVTAIWAAHVTFTLSFVTVVVSSRLQELDRSLEEAAMDLGANRLKVFFLITLPIIAPALVSGWLLAFTLSLDDVVIANFVAGPNSTTLPMTVFSSVRMGLKPKINALATLMVLAVSIAAFLGWWLMARSEKRRQRDIQLALQQGG from the coding sequence ATGAGCGGCGCCGGCGCGCTGCGCGGCGGGCGGGTGCTGCGCTGGACGGTGCTGGGCGGCGGCTTCGCCTTCCTGTACCTGCCGATCCTGCTGTTGATGGTGTACTCGTTCAATGCCTCCAAGCTGGCCACGGTCTGGGCCGGGTTCTCGACCAAGTGGTACGGCGAGCTGCTGCGCGACCGGCAGATCCTGCAGGCGGCGTGGATCAGCCTGAAGGTGGCGTTCTGGACCGCCACCGCGTCGATGGTGATCGGCACGCTGGCGGCGATGGTGATGACCCGCTTCCGCCGCTTCTCCAGCAAGAGCCTGTTCGGCGCGCTGGTGACCGCGCCGCTGGTGATGCCGGAGGTGATCATCGGCCTGTCGATCATGATGATGCTGGTGTCGATGGGCGGATTGATCGGCATCCCGCCCAAGGGCGTCACCGCGATCTGGGCCGCGCACGTCACCTTCACCCTGTCCTTCGTCACCGTGGTGGTGTCCTCGCGCCTGCAGGAGCTGGACCGCTCGCTGGAAGAGGCGGCGATGGACCTGGGCGCGAACCGGCTCAAGGTGTTCTTCCTGATCACCTTGCCGATCATCGCCCCGGCGCTGGTGTCCGGCTGGCTGCTGGCCTTCACCCTGTCGCTGGACGACGTGGTGATCGCCAACTTCGTGGCCGGGCCGAACTCGACCACGCTGCCGATGACCGTGTTCTCCTCGGTGCGGATGGGCTTGAAGCCGAAGATCAACGCGCTGGCCACGCTGATGGTGCTGGCGGTGTCGATCGCCGCCTTCCTCGGCTGGTGGCTGATGGCGCGCAGCGAGAAGCGGCGCCAGCGCGACATCCAGCTGGCGCTGCAGCAGGGCGGCTGA